One Candidatus Neomarinimicrobiota bacterium DNA window includes the following coding sequences:
- a CDS encoding T9SS type A sorting domain-containing protein, producing FSLPEPAQITLNIYDITGRLVEQLINQNTAAGYHTVSWNASRYSSGIYFARMQAGDFMQTKKMVLMK from the coding sequence ATTTTCCCTGCCGGAACCTGCACAGATCACCCTGAATATTTACGACATCACCGGCCGTTTGGTGGAACAACTCATAAATCAAAACACAGCCGCCGGATATCATACTGTCTCCTGGAATGCGTCGCGATACAGTTCGGGAATTTATTTTGCCCGGATGCAGGCGGGGGATTTTATGCAGACAAAGAAGATGGTGTTGATGAAATAG